In Balearica regulorum gibbericeps isolate bBalReg1 chromosome 26, bBalReg1.pri, whole genome shotgun sequence, one genomic interval encodes:
- the LSM7 gene encoding U6 snRNA-associated Sm-like protein LSm7: MASVGGGGGGANKMADKEKKKKESILDLSKYIDKTIRVKFQGGREASGVLKGFDPLLNLVLDGTIEYMRDPDDQYKLTEDTRQLGLVVCRGTSVVLICPQDGMEAIPNPFIQQQDG; this comes from the exons ATGGCGAGCGtcggtggcggcggcggcggtgcgAACAAGATGGCG gataaggagaagaaaaagaaggagagTATTTTGGACCTCTCCAAATACATTGACAAAACAATCCGGGTGAAGTTCCAAGGTGGGCGAGAAG CAAGTGGTGTCTTGAAAGGATTTGACCCTCTTCTGAACCTTGTGCTTGATGGTACCATTGAATATATGCGAG ATCCAGATGATCAATACAAATTAACAGAGGACACACGTCAGCTGGGACTTGTGGTCTGCAGAGGGACATCTGTGGTTCTTATTTGTCCACAGGATGGAATGGAAGCTATTCCAAACCCTTTCATTCAGCAGCAAGATGGCTAA
- the SPPL2B gene encoding signal peptide peptidase-like 2B isoform X2 yields the protein MAARWARLRVWLLLHLLPQVYCEYGMVHVLSEKGSSKGKDYCILFNSQWAHLPHDLGKASLLQLQDQTASVLCSPSDVPDGGFNNQIPMVMRGNCTFYEKVRLAQINGARGLLIVSRERLVPPGGNRSQYEEIDIPVALLSYTDMLDIGKSFGSSVKGAMYAPNEPVLDYNMVIIFVMAVGTVAIGGYWAGSRDVKKRYMKHKRDDGAEKHDDETVDVTPIMICVFVVMCCSMLVLLYFFYDHLVYVIIGIFCLAASIGLYSCLSPFVRRFPLGKCRIPDNNLPYFHKRPQVRMLLLALFCISVSIVWGIFRNEDQWAWVLQDALGIAFCLYMLKTIRLPTFKGCTLLLLVLFVYDVFFVFITPFLTKTGESIMVEVAAGPSDSATHEKLPMVLKVPRLNSSPLALCDRPFSLLGFGDILVPGLLVAYCHRFDIQVQSSRVYFVACTIAYGIGLLVTFVALALMQMGQPALLYLVPCTLLTSFLVALWRKELAMFWTGSGFAVNTSLI from the exons ATGGCGGCGCGGTGGGCCCGGCTCCGTGTCTGGCTGCTCCTGCATCTTCTGCCGCAG GTGTACTGTGAGTATGGGATGGTACACGTCCTTTCAGAGAAGgggagcagcaaaggaaaagactACTGTATCCTCTTCAACTCTCAGTGGGCCCATTTGCCACATGATCTTGGTAAAGCT tcacTCTTGCAACTGCAGGACCAGACAGCATCTGTTTTGTGTTCTCCTTCTGATGTACCTGATGGGGGATTTAATAATCAAATCCCCATGGTGATGCGAGGGAATTGCACCTTCTATGAGAAAGTGAGGCTTGCTCAGATAAATGGAGCTCGTGGGCTGCTGATTGTTAGTAGAGAGAGACTG GTTCCTCCTGGGGGTAACAGAAGTCAATATGAGGAGATTGATATTCCTGTGGCTCTGCTCAGCTATACTGATATGTTAGATATTGGCAAG AGTTTCGGCAGCTCAGTGAAAGGGGCGATGTATGCGCCAAATGAGCCCGTGCTAGACTATAACATGGTGATTATATTTGTCATGGCTGTGGGGACTGTTGCAATTGGAGGCTACTGGGCAGGAAGCAGAGATGTGAAAAA GCGGTACATGAAGCACAAACGTGATGATGGGGCAGAGAAACATGATGATGAAACGGTTGATGTGACTCCAATAATGATCTGTGTATTTGTAGTGATGTGCTGCTCAATGCTGGTCctcctttatttcttctatGACCACTTAG tctaTGTTATCATAGGAATATTCTGCCTGGCTGCCTCAATTGGTCTTTACAGTTGTCTGTCTCCCTTTGTAAGAAGATTCCCCTTGGGAAAGTGTAG aatcCCAGACAACAACTTGCCTTATTTTCACAAGCGTCCACAGGTCCGGATGTTGCTGTTGGCACTATTTTGTATCTCTGTCAGCATAGTCTGGGGAATCTTCAGAAACGAAGATCA GTGGGCCTGGGTTCTGCAAGATGCTTTGGGAATTGCTTTCTGTCTTTACATGTTGAAAACAATTCGCCTGCCTACATTTAAG GGTTGTACCTTGCTCCTCCTGGTTCTTTTTGTGTATGATGTATTCTTTGTATTTATCACACCTTTTCTAACAAAG actgGGGAGAGTATAATGGTGGAGGTGGCTGCAGGCCCATCGGATTCTGCCACTCATGAAAAG CTCCCAATGGTCCTGAAGGTTCCGCGACTGAACTCCTCACCATTGGCTCTGTGTGACAGGCCTTTTTCTCTCCTAGGATTTGGAGACATTTTAGTTCCAG GCTTACTGGTAGCCTATTGCCATAGATTTGATATTCAGGTGCAGTCGTCCAGAGTCTATTTTGTAGCCTGCACAATAG cCTATGGCATAGGCCTTCTTGTGACCTTTGTTGCCTTGGCATTGATGCAGATGGGCCAGCCCGCTCTCCTCTACTTGGTGCCCTGTACTCTTCTCACAAGCTTCCTTGTGGCTCTTTGGAGAAAGGAGCTTGCAATGTTCTGGACGGGCAGCGGCTTTGCGGTGAATACCAGTTTGATATGA
- the SPPL2B gene encoding signal peptide peptidase-like 2B isoform X1, protein MAARWARLRVWLLLHLLPQVYCEYGMVHVLSEKGSSKGKDYCILFNSQWAHLPHDLGKASLLQLQDQTASVLCSPSDVPDGGFNNQIPMVMRGNCTFYEKVRLAQINGARGLLIVSRERLVPPGGNRSQYEEIDIPVALLSYTDMLDIGKSFGSSVKGAMYAPNEPVLDYNMVIIFVMAVGTVAIGGYWAGSRDVKKRYMKHKRDDGAEKHDDETVDVTPIMICVFVVMCCSMLVLLYFFYDHLVYVIIGIFCLAASIGLYSCLSPFVRRFPLGKCRIPDNNLPYFHKRPQVRMLLLALFCISVSIVWGIFRNEDQWAWVLQDALGIAFCLYMLKTIRLPTFKGCTLLLLVLFVYDVFFVFITPFLTKTGESIMVEVAAGPSDSATHEKLPMVLKVPRLNSSPLALCDRPFSLLGFGDILVPGLLVAYCHRFDIQVQSSRVYFVACTIAYGIGLLVTFVALALMQMGQPALLYLVPCTLLTSFLVALWRKELAMFWTGSGFAKDLPQPPLVIAPVNCPELPKDSKVPASQQDTEQMTNPTLHVKNLHGPISAAEELADTNAKTDQSEISIAQSEEPAAQNKGDLESKCLNAEQKQLE, encoded by the exons ATGGCGGCGCGGTGGGCCCGGCTCCGTGTCTGGCTGCTCCTGCATCTTCTGCCGCAG GTGTACTGTGAGTATGGGATGGTACACGTCCTTTCAGAGAAGgggagcagcaaaggaaaagactACTGTATCCTCTTCAACTCTCAGTGGGCCCATTTGCCACATGATCTTGGTAAAGCT tcacTCTTGCAACTGCAGGACCAGACAGCATCTGTTTTGTGTTCTCCTTCTGATGTACCTGATGGGGGATTTAATAATCAAATCCCCATGGTGATGCGAGGGAATTGCACCTTCTATGAGAAAGTGAGGCTTGCTCAGATAAATGGAGCTCGTGGGCTGCTGATTGTTAGTAGAGAGAGACTG GTTCCTCCTGGGGGTAACAGAAGTCAATATGAGGAGATTGATATTCCTGTGGCTCTGCTCAGCTATACTGATATGTTAGATATTGGCAAG AGTTTCGGCAGCTCAGTGAAAGGGGCGATGTATGCGCCAAATGAGCCCGTGCTAGACTATAACATGGTGATTATATTTGTCATGGCTGTGGGGACTGTTGCAATTGGAGGCTACTGGGCAGGAAGCAGAGATGTGAAAAA GCGGTACATGAAGCACAAACGTGATGATGGGGCAGAGAAACATGATGATGAAACGGTTGATGTGACTCCAATAATGATCTGTGTATTTGTAGTGATGTGCTGCTCAATGCTGGTCctcctttatttcttctatGACCACTTAG tctaTGTTATCATAGGAATATTCTGCCTGGCTGCCTCAATTGGTCTTTACAGTTGTCTGTCTCCCTTTGTAAGAAGATTCCCCTTGGGAAAGTGTAG aatcCCAGACAACAACTTGCCTTATTTTCACAAGCGTCCACAGGTCCGGATGTTGCTGTTGGCACTATTTTGTATCTCTGTCAGCATAGTCTGGGGAATCTTCAGAAACGAAGATCA GTGGGCCTGGGTTCTGCAAGATGCTTTGGGAATTGCTTTCTGTCTTTACATGTTGAAAACAATTCGCCTGCCTACATTTAAG GGTTGTACCTTGCTCCTCCTGGTTCTTTTTGTGTATGATGTATTCTTTGTATTTATCACACCTTTTCTAACAAAG actgGGGAGAGTATAATGGTGGAGGTGGCTGCAGGCCCATCGGATTCTGCCACTCATGAAAAG CTCCCAATGGTCCTGAAGGTTCCGCGACTGAACTCCTCACCATTGGCTCTGTGTGACAGGCCTTTTTCTCTCCTAGGATTTGGAGACATTTTAGTTCCAG GCTTACTGGTAGCCTATTGCCATAGATTTGATATTCAGGTGCAGTCGTCCAGAGTCTATTTTGTAGCCTGCACAATAG cCTATGGCATAGGCCTTCTTGTGACCTTTGTTGCCTTGGCATTGATGCAGATGGGCCAGCCCGCTCTCCTCTACTTGGTGCCCTGTACTCTTCTCACAAGCTTCCTTGTGGCTCTTTGGAGAAAGGAGCTTGCAATGTTCTGGACGGGCAGCGGCTTTGCG aaagaCCTACCTCAGCCTCCCTTGGTGATAGCTCCTGTCAACTGCCCTGAGCTTCCCAAAGATAGCAAGGTACCAGCCTCTCAACAAGACACAGAGCAAATGACCAATCCTACCCTCCACGTGAAGAATCTGCATGGCCCCatctcagctgcagaggagctggctgATACCAACGCAAAGACGGACCAGTCAGAAATTTCTATTGCACAGAGTGAAGAACCAGCTGCTCAGAATAAGGGTGACCTTGAAAGCAAATGCCTAAATGCAGAGCAAAAACAGCTGGAATAA